A window from Chitinophaga filiformis encodes these proteins:
- a CDS encoding S10 family peptidase, translating into MINKILLPLAFTGVVIAQVAVLPVRAQTKPSPSRVLAVDSSVVTKHEVTIKGQRVPYTATAGSIPVWDDEGKPVAGVFYTYYERDDVKDKSGRPLVISFNGGPGTPSVWMEIGYTGPRMLNIDDEGYPVQPYGMRDNPHSILDVADIVYVDPVNTGYSRPVSKDIPGSKFYGVNADIKYLAEWINTFVTRNGRWASPKFLIGESYGTTRVSGLALELQDAQWMYLNGVVLVSPTELGILRNGPLDAALKLPYFAATAWYHKKLPADLQQKDLNDVLPEVENFTINELIPALSRGGALDDAQRKSIGARVARYSGLKEQVVQENNLDVSTNLFWKELLRDQGYTVGRLDSRYRGIDRQTGGTSPDYNAELTAWLQAFTPAIHIYLRDELKYKTDLKYNMFGDVYPWDRKDDKTGENLRQAIAQNPFLHLLVQSGYYDGACDYFNAKYSMWQMDPGGKLKDRLKWEGYRSGHMMYLRKDDLAAANENLRKFILESIPAKGQAAKY; encoded by the coding sequence ATGATCAACAAAATCTTATTGCCCCTGGCATTTACAGGTGTGGTCATCGCACAGGTGGCTGTATTGCCGGTCAGGGCGCAGACGAAACCCTCGCCTTCCAGAGTATTGGCTGTTGACTCTTCCGTAGTAACGAAACATGAAGTGACCATCAAGGGGCAGCGCGTGCCTTATACCGCTACCGCCGGCAGCATTCCCGTATGGGATGATGAGGGCAAACCCGTTGCGGGCGTATTTTACACGTATTATGAGCGGGATGATGTAAAAGACAAATCCGGCCGTCCGCTGGTCATTTCCTTTAACGGGGGGCCTGGTACTCCTTCCGTATGGATGGAGATCGGGTATACCGGTCCGCGGATGCTGAACATAGACGATGAAGGCTACCCGGTACAACCCTATGGCATGCGGGATAATCCGCATTCCATCCTGGATGTTGCAGATATTGTGTATGTAGACCCGGTGAATACGGGCTATTCCCGCCCCGTAAGCAAAGATATTCCCGGCAGCAAATTCTATGGCGTAAATGCCGATATCAAATACCTCGCGGAATGGATCAATACTTTCGTAACCCGCAACGGGCGCTGGGCCTCTCCTAAATTCCTGATAGGGGAAAGCTATGGCACCACCCGTGTATCCGGCCTGGCACTGGAGCTACAGGACGCTCAGTGGATGTACCTGAACGGTGTTGTACTGGTATCGCCTACAGAATTGGGCATACTGCGCAACGGACCGCTGGATGCCGCCCTGAAGCTGCCTTATTTTGCGGCTACCGCCTGGTATCATAAAAAGCTGCCTGCCGATCTGCAACAGAAAGATCTGAACGATGTACTGCCTGAAGTGGAGAACTTCACGATCAATGAGCTGATCCCTGCTTTGTCGAGAGGCGGAGCGCTGGATGATGCACAACGTAAAAGCATCGGCGCCCGCGTTGCACGTTACAGTGGACTGAAGGAACAGGTAGTGCAGGAAAATAACCTGGATGTGTCTACCAACCTTTTCTGGAAAGAACTGCTGCGCGATCAGGGCTATACTGTGGGCAGGCTGGATTCCCGTTACAGGGGCATTGACCGGCAGACAGGAGGTACCAGTCCTGACTATAATGCGGAGCTGACCGCCTGGTTACAGGCCTTTACGCCGGCTATCCACATCTATCTGCGGGATGAACTGAAGTATAAAACAGACCTGAAATATAACATGTTCGGTGATGTATATCCCTGGGACAGGAAGGACGATAAGACCGGCGAAAACCTGCGTCAGGCCATTGCCCAGAATCCCTTCCTGCACCTCCTGGTACAATCCGGATATTACGACGGGGCCTGCGATTACTTCAATGCCAAATACAGCATGTGGCAGATGGACCCAGGTGGTAAACTGAAAGACCGTCTCAAATGGGAAGGTTATCGCAGCGGGCATATGATGTACCTGAGAAAGGACGATCTGGCCGCGGCGAACGAGAACCTGCGGAAGTTTATTCTGGAATCCATTCCCGCCAAAGGTCAGGCGGCAAAATATTAA
- a CDS encoding glycosyltransferase, with product MMTSSIEQLAGKKVLFATISTDAHIDPLTGLAKYLQDCGCDVRWYASEYYTTKFHRLYIYHYTPRKHRQVNEENADEPPPGGTRVRDRVAKLNHHLTHTFARPAARHFENIRSIFEVFPFDIVIVDNMFTAAPIIRKILGIPVIAIGVVPLAEASRDLPPYGLGITPSHHLLGRLKQAALRFLTDKILFKESYKVYEQVFKTYGIRNKGANMLDSIIKNADLVLQIGTPGLEYQRRDMGNNIRYIGALQPYSADEKKLPWFDDRLHQYRKIALVTQGRTGKDVNNIIIPTLEAFRNTNVLTIVATGGSGTEALRAKYPYSNVIIEDYIPFADVMPYADVFITDGGYDGVLLSLQHRLPIIAAGTDECKNETCARIGYMKYGINLHTENPGADQISKAFDTILATPLYKTNISRLKEELSQYDPVPLSAGYVADLLTKRPA from the coding sequence ATGATGACAAGTAGTATTGAACAACTTGCCGGTAAGAAAGTATTATTTGCTACTATCTCAACTGATGCCCATATTGATCCTTTGACAGGCTTAGCGAAGTATTTACAGGATTGTGGCTGCGATGTAAGATGGTATGCGTCTGAATACTATACCACTAAATTCCACCGGTTATACATTTATCATTACACACCGCGAAAGCACAGGCAGGTAAATGAAGAAAATGCAGATGAGCCACCCCCCGGCGGCACCAGGGTCAGGGACCGGGTAGCAAAACTGAACCATCACTTAACCCATACGTTTGCGAGGCCTGCTGCCAGGCATTTTGAGAACATCCGCAGCATCTTTGAAGTATTTCCCTTCGATATCGTGATAGTAGACAATATGTTCACTGCCGCTCCTATCATCCGCAAGATTCTAGGCATACCGGTCATTGCCATCGGTGTGGTACCCCTGGCGGAAGCTTCGCGTGACCTGCCTCCCTACGGCCTTGGCATAACGCCTTCCCACCATTTGTTAGGGCGATTGAAGCAGGCCGCTTTACGTTTTCTAACAGATAAGATACTGTTCAAAGAATCTTACAAAGTATATGAACAGGTTTTCAAAACATACGGTATCAGGAATAAAGGTGCGAACATGCTGGACAGCATTATTAAAAACGCCGACCTGGTCCTGCAGATAGGTACGCCCGGACTTGAATACCAACGCAGGGATATGGGTAATAATATCCGTTACATAGGCGCTCTGCAGCCGTATTCAGCTGATGAAAAAAAATTGCCGTGGTTTGACGACAGGTTGCATCAATACAGGAAGATCGCGCTGGTTACACAGGGCAGAACGGGTAAAGATGTCAACAACATCATTATCCCCACACTGGAAGCATTCCGCAATACCAATGTGCTTACTATTGTCGCCACAGGAGGATCGGGGACGGAAGCCTTACGGGCAAAATATCCCTATAGCAATGTTATCATTGAAGATTATATTCCTTTTGCCGACGTAATGCCTTATGCAGATGTCTTTATTACTGACGGAGGTTATGATGGTGTGCTGTTAAGCCTTCAGCACAGATTGCCCATCATTGCTGCCGGTACGGACGAATGTAAAAACGAGACCTGCGCCAGGATCGGGTATATGAAGTACGGCATTAACCTGCATACGGAAAATCCCGGTGCAGATCAGATCAGCAAAGCATTTGACACTATATTAGCGACACCGCTGTATAAAACGAATATCTCCAGGCTGAAGGAAGAGCTCAGCCAATACGACCCTGTTCCGCTTAGTGCAGGGTATGTGGCAGACCTCCTGACGAAGCGGCCTGCGTGA
- the recB gene encoding exodeoxyribonuclease V subunit beta codes for MTEHINYQDFDAGTVPLQDSNLIEASAGTGKTYSIAILVLRLVLENALSVKEILMVTFTKAAVAELEERIRLFVRHAHKASQGLEIKDDNIRRLVEEAMERNGLEQVQQQLKDAVLFLDETAVLTIHSFCQKTLNEFAFETDQLFGAEMIQDTRTLIEEEVQKFWRKYVTTLHIRLLEKIWEPGMMSGITTALNEHMGGKRYFAYEPGKRYEIKVKEQEAWLQQLDAADDRKDAAEKELESFVKDNMDRLRTLCEGNQYAKKALLPCIDDPLQFIGVIKEKRSSAGYIAKLFPDLLERLDKVAALDEERKGIVQQVISRLYCFAIEEIAAGVKGYKKRNNLLSYDDMITNLHRSLVEKNNPRLVEVLQEKYKAVFVDEFQDTDRMQYEIFEKAFGSGTILFYIGDPKQSIYAWRKADIFTYFKARASVQHVYGMNHNFRSSEPFIAAMNTFFLPSPDFDTFYFSGEGNAINYIEVESPEKNTKGLLFRGEAADVPITVFNASNSNELTESVAAQVALLLRSGEYTIGNEESRRPVKPSDIGILVRTGRQGREVKAQLAKLGVPAVTVDDARVLQSEEATYLLYLLEAMLEPNRSSINRALLSPFTNLKLEDVLLLDDEITLAYFGNYKNRWQQDGIYTAMMDFITDFNVRNILLHAHTESGERVISNLFQLTELVHQIQSRKNLSMTELVSWLKRGIDGMATEGDEYEQRVESDEEAVNIVTIHKSKGLEYKIVMAPFLDFVENKHAEFFSFRDPVTGDYVGVEKKRMTEEQRSSYARQAEQENRRLLYVAITRGVYKCFVFRNNSKYYSNSTLLTFLQALIAAAPSPDIIKFEQDLPLAPEQDAGRNTGSLVNTGTDAPVRFVLKEQNWRKMSYTMLAAKADKSLKVRASQQEDPYETFIFHTLKRGAKTGNLLHFLFENINFSEDSRWEKWLTETIRRFVPGQQEVYMPMLRQLLEHVLHTDITVGGQTFPLSAVVWHKRIPEFEFDFPVSAFFPDMLNGLSDDRTSVVVRRFHEHGSHELEGIMNGKMDLFFEHEGKYYILDWKSNYLGDSPEDYTPAALSIAMNENNYHLQYLIYTLAAKKYLESRLHAFNYEKQFGGVIYCFVRGIRKGQSTGIFTSKPPLAKILQLENSLSPNINKKQPPQQKLFDIY; via the coding sequence ATGACGGAACATATCAACTACCAGGATTTTGACGCAGGCACCGTGCCCTTACAGGATAGCAACCTGATAGAGGCCAGCGCCGGTACAGGAAAAACATATTCCATCGCCATTCTCGTATTGAGACTGGTGCTTGAAAATGCATTGTCTGTAAAAGAGATCCTGATGGTGACCTTTACAAAAGCTGCCGTGGCAGAGCTGGAAGAACGTATCCGCCTGTTTGTGCGGCATGCCCACAAGGCAAGCCAGGGGCTGGAGATAAAGGATGATAACATCCGGCGGCTGGTAGAAGAAGCGATGGAGCGTAATGGCCTGGAACAGGTACAGCAACAGCTGAAAGATGCAGTATTGTTCCTCGATGAAACAGCCGTGCTGACCATACACAGCTTCTGTCAGAAAACATTGAATGAATTTGCCTTCGAAACCGATCAGCTGTTTGGGGCTGAAATGATACAGGATACCCGGACACTGATAGAGGAGGAAGTACAGAAATTCTGGCGTAAATATGTGACCACCCTGCATATCCGCCTGCTGGAAAAGATCTGGGAACCGGGTATGATGTCTGGCATTACCACCGCTCTCAATGAGCATATGGGAGGTAAGCGTTACTTCGCTTACGAACCGGGTAAACGCTATGAAATTAAAGTAAAAGAGCAGGAAGCATGGCTGCAGCAACTGGATGCTGCTGACGATAGGAAAGATGCCGCTGAGAAAGAACTGGAGAGCTTTGTGAAGGATAATATGGATAGGCTGAGAACATTGTGTGAAGGAAACCAGTATGCGAAGAAGGCATTGTTGCCCTGTATAGACGATCCTCTGCAGTTCATTGGGGTTATAAAAGAGAAACGCAGTTCCGCAGGTTACATTGCCAAATTATTTCCGGATCTGCTGGAACGCCTCGATAAAGTGGCAGCCCTGGACGAAGAACGCAAAGGTATTGTGCAACAGGTGATCAGCCGTTTGTACTGCTTTGCTATAGAAGAAATTGCAGCAGGGGTGAAGGGCTATAAGAAGCGCAATAACCTGCTGAGTTATGATGATATGATCACTAACCTGCACAGGTCACTGGTGGAAAAGAATAATCCCCGACTGGTAGAAGTGCTGCAGGAAAAATACAAAGCTGTATTTGTGGATGAGTTCCAGGATACTGACAGGATGCAGTACGAAATATTCGAGAAAGCATTCGGCAGCGGAACGATCCTGTTTTATATAGGCGATCCCAAGCAGAGTATCTATGCATGGCGTAAAGCAGACATCTTCACTTATTTCAAGGCCAGGGCCAGCGTACAGCATGTGTACGGTATGAACCATAACTTCCGTTCGTCTGAGCCTTTTATAGCGGCCATGAATACCTTCTTCCTGCCCTCGCCCGATTTCGATACCTTCTATTTCAGCGGAGAAGGAAATGCGATCAACTACATAGAGGTAGAAAGCCCCGAAAAGAATACAAAGGGGCTATTATTCAGAGGCGAAGCGGCAGATGTACCCATTACTGTTTTTAATGCATCCAATAGCAATGAGCTGACGGAGAGCGTAGCTGCGCAGGTGGCTTTGTTGTTGAGAAGCGGGGAATATACCATCGGGAATGAAGAAAGCAGGCGCCCTGTTAAACCATCCGATATTGGCATCCTGGTGCGTACCGGCCGGCAGGGAAGGGAAGTGAAAGCCCAGCTGGCAAAACTGGGAGTGCCGGCTGTAACTGTAGATGACGCCAGGGTGTTGCAATCAGAAGAGGCTACCTACCTCTTGTACCTGCTGGAGGCTATGCTGGAACCTAACAGGTCTTCCATTAACCGTGCATTATTGTCCCCTTTTACAAATCTGAAACTGGAAGATGTACTCCTGCTGGATGATGAAATCACGCTTGCCTATTTCGGCAACTATAAGAACCGCTGGCAACAGGATGGTATCTATACTGCCATGATGGATTTTATTACAGACTTCAATGTTCGGAATATATTACTGCATGCGCATACGGAAAGTGGCGAACGCGTTATTTCCAACCTGTTTCAGCTAACGGAACTGGTACACCAGATCCAGAGCCGTAAGAATTTGTCCATGACTGAACTGGTATCGTGGTTGAAGCGCGGGATTGACGGTATGGCCACAGAAGGAGATGAATATGAGCAGCGGGTGGAAAGTGATGAGGAAGCGGTGAACATTGTGACCATCCATAAGAGCAAGGGACTGGAATATAAGATCGTCATGGCGCCCTTCCTTGATTTTGTGGAGAACAAGCACGCGGAGTTCTTTAGCTTCCGCGATCCTGTTACGGGCGATTATGTGGGTGTGGAAAAGAAACGCATGACGGAAGAACAGCGCAGCTCGTATGCCCGCCAGGCAGAACAGGAGAACAGGCGTTTGTTATATGTTGCCATTACCCGAGGCGTATATAAATGTTTTGTTTTCCGTAACAACAGCAAGTATTACAGCAATTCCACCTTATTGACCTTCCTGCAGGCACTGATAGCAGCAGCGCCATCTCCGGACATTATTAAGTTTGAACAGGACCTCCCGCTGGCGCCGGAACAGGATGCCGGCAGGAATACGGGGAGCCTGGTGAATACCGGTACAGATGCTCCTGTCAGGTTTGTGCTGAAAGAACAGAACTGGCGGAAGATGAGCTATACCATGCTGGCCGCAAAGGCCGATAAGAGCCTGAAAGTACGCGCCTCGCAACAGGAAGATCCTTACGAGACATTCATCTTTCACACACTGAAGAGAGGTGCAAAGACAGGTAACCTGCTGCACTTCCTGTTTGAGAACATCAACTTTTCAGAAGATAGCCGCTGGGAGAAATGGCTGACAGAAACCATCCGCCGTTTTGTACCGGGGCAACAGGAAGTATACATGCCGATGCTGCGCCAGCTATTGGAACATGTATTACATACTGACATTACAGTAGGGGGGCAGACCTTCCCTTTATCTGCCGTTGTATGGCATAAACGTATCCCGGAATTCGAATTTGACTTCCCCGTGTCTGCTTTCTTTCCTGATATGCTGAATGGCCTTTCTGACGACAGGACCAGCGTTGTGGTACGCCGCTTCCACGAGCATGGCAGTCATGAACTGGAAGGGATCATGAACGGCAAAATGGACCTCTTCTTTGAGCATGAAGGGAAATATTATATACTTGACTGGAAGTCCAACTACCTGGGCGATTCGCCGGAAGATTACACACCGGCGGCATTGTCCATCGCCATGAACGAGAACAACTATCATCTGCAATACCTCATCTACACATTGGCTGCCAAGAAGTACCTGGAAAGCCGCCTGCATGCATTTAACTATGAAAAGCAGTTTGGTGGCGTGATCTATTGTTTCGTGAGAGGGATCAGGAAAGGGCAGTCTACCGGCATTTTTACCAGTAAACCGCCCCTGGCGAAAATATTACAGCTGGAAAACAGCCTGTCGCCCAATATCAACAAAAAACAGCCACCACAGCAAAAGCTGTTTGATATCTATTAA
- a CDS encoding alpha-amylase produces MKNGTMMQYFHWYTPEDGSWWNTVKNEAPKLAAMGINAVWLPPAYKGAGGSNSRGYDVYDLYDLGEFDQKGTVRTRYGTRQEYIAAIKAIHDAGMQAYVDIVVNHLMGGDETEKITVRKVDPEDRNKFISDPMLAEAYTRFTFPGRKGKYSTFKWDHQCFTGVDHITGSDENAIFSIQNEYGELWEDVVDEEKGNFDFLMGADIEFRNPAVREEVKRWGEWYYDTLKPDGYRLDAVKHITPGFMNEWLDHMRKYAHRDLFAVGEYWAADDVELSLKYIDAVEGRMSLFDASLHHNFFDASKAGRDYDLTTIFEGSLVLQQPTLAVTLIDNHDTQPLQALEAPVEGWFRPIAYSLILLREHGYPCVFYPDLYGATYTGRKEDGEEIRVELAPVEGLDKLLAARDQYAYGLQRDYFDHPNCIGWTREGDKEHTGCAIVISNSEEGTKHMEMGKRYAGKRFKDILGRRGEEIVIDQEGWGDFLCAAGAVSVWVQGE; encoded by the coding sequence ATGAAAAACGGTACAATGATGCAGTACTTCCACTGGTACACACCTGAAGATGGAAGTTGGTGGAATACGGTAAAAAACGAAGCGCCTAAACTGGCTGCTATGGGTATTAACGCCGTTTGGCTGCCTCCGGCCTATAAGGGAGCAGGAGGCAGCAACAGCCGAGGTTACGATGTATATGACCTGTACGATCTCGGTGAATTTGATCAGAAAGGGACAGTGCGCACCCGTTACGGTACCCGGCAGGAATACATAGCTGCTATAAAAGCTATCCATGACGCCGGTATGCAGGCGTATGTAGATATAGTGGTCAACCACCTGATGGGAGGCGATGAGACAGAAAAGATAACTGTCAGGAAAGTAGATCCGGAAGACAGGAATAAGTTCATCTCAGATCCTATGCTGGCAGAAGCTTATACCCGCTTTACCTTTCCCGGACGTAAGGGTAAGTATTCCACATTTAAATGGGATCATCAGTGTTTTACAGGAGTAGACCACATTACCGGTTCCGACGAGAATGCGATTTTCAGTATACAGAATGAATATGGTGAACTATGGGAAGATGTGGTAGATGAAGAGAAAGGCAACTTTGATTTCCTGATGGGCGCCGATATTGAATTCCGTAATCCCGCGGTGCGTGAAGAAGTAAAGCGATGGGGAGAATGGTACTACGATACCCTAAAGCCTGATGGTTACCGCCTGGATGCGGTGAAACACATCACGCCCGGTTTCATGAATGAATGGCTGGACCACATGAGGAAATATGCTCACCGGGATCTTTTTGCTGTGGGGGAATATTGGGCGGCCGACGATGTAGAACTGTCACTGAAATATATAGATGCTGTAGAGGGCCGGATGTCTCTCTTTGACGCATCATTGCATCACAACTTCTTTGATGCATCCAAAGCGGGCAGGGATTATGATCTTACTACCATTTTTGAAGGCTCATTGGTATTGCAGCAACCTACCCTTGCAGTGACCCTGATCGACAATCATGATACACAACCGCTACAGGCACTGGAAGCGCCTGTGGAAGGCTGGTTCAGGCCAATAGCCTACTCCCTGATATTATTGCGGGAACATGGTTATCCCTGTGTATTTTATCCCGATCTGTATGGTGCAACCTATACCGGCAGGAAGGAGGACGGTGAAGAAATAAGGGTAGAACTGGCGCCTGTGGAAGGGCTGGACAAACTGCTTGCGGCCAGGGATCAATATGCGTATGGCCTGCAAAGAGATTATTTCGATCATCCCAATTGTATTGGCTGGACCCGGGAAGGAGATAAGGAACATACCGGTTGCGCTATTGTGATCTCCAATTCCGAAGAAGGAACGAAACATATGGAGATGGGAAAGCGTTACGCAGGCAAACGGTTTAAAGATATATTGGGCAGACGGGGGGAAGAAATTGTGATAGACCAGGAAGGATGGGGCGACTTCCTGTGTGCTGCCGGCGCCGTGTCGGTGTGGGTACAGGGAGAATAA
- the recC gene encoding exodeoxyribonuclease V subunit gamma: MALYLKVSNSLEVLSMGLAQELKASHSRVFEQHLIVTQTEGMNNWLKLQLAEYLGIAANCRFLKPNDLIHQIYFLMDGQYTEMLSGRNLTWLLYKLLGEDAFRETYPAVATYYHNTEPDSDLKRMALAERTADLFDQYQIYRPEMIREWNEQAEDPLAKMDWQQYLWGKAKKVSGNTLPDKTIVGQHILDMLKNPDQQALLADRMNTVHLFGLSIITAYHVQILHELSSFIDVYFHIINPSPELYWFEDKSEKQQARWRLKGRPLLESDVAGNPLLMGWGRVVQDTFGLFFQYDAFINAYDSEGIVVPEPDTLLNKIQHDIFNNANEHRNRIYPEDIEDGSITINNCYTVAREVEVLYNYLVHLVDRKKETLSPRDIVVMVRDIDAYAPYIKAIFNNAPYKFRYTIADESYADSDNLFNALHAILRLNEENFKAEEVLQLLDSSYIRKRFGINNVPLVRSVVDQANIRFGIHGAREDETFLVSWKYGIRRIMFGICMSGGEEYGKGDDSFYPLDILEGSDSLEVIRFCHFAEVLINAVEERKKERSISGWVEYIESLLHNMVYEPDEEVDEDYNTLMQQLADYNLLNDYMSDTVTFDVFSHSFLQTLTGTTRTGLFVNGGITFCSLIPMRSIPFRVVAMLGLDYDKFPRREQPIGFNLMEKNKQRGDRNVKDNDKHLFLETVLSARQYLYISYVGQSAKDNSRMPPSALVDELLDYIESGTGEPDKVREKLVTRQPLQGFSRKYLSGNERLYSYLNTTVPERPVTRAGKVMEPLVLEEVDLDELVRFFKNPFKAYYNKVLGIYYNDEQVLLNETEIFQLDSLQKWNLKNELLQMDATAIANMKIRLVKTGRLPLKNMAYVALQQIESEVRPVRDKYRTCINGAEEESVQVNLDIEGTLLKGTIHSVFNGKLVQVSWSKREDKYLIEAYIRYLAGRAAGVLTGMCFISGASKQEAFEAMPLAQEEALRRLTALMEIFREGFERITPFYPDFDIKPADVAELDFSKFVKKVDKALDKGDDSTVDPYISREYENGFFNDEATLDTYKTICTHVLLPLAEMIPGYYN, translated from the coding sequence ATGGCACTATATCTCAAAGTGTCCAATTCCCTGGAGGTACTCTCCATGGGATTGGCACAGGAACTTAAAGCTTCACACAGCCGGGTGTTTGAACAGCATCTCATCGTTACACAAACGGAAGGGATGAACAACTGGCTGAAACTGCAACTGGCAGAATACCTCGGTATAGCTGCCAATTGTCGTTTCCTTAAACCGAATGATCTCATCCATCAGATCTATTTCCTGATGGATGGCCAATATACTGAAATGCTTTCCGGCAGGAACCTGACCTGGCTGCTGTACAAGCTGCTGGGAGAAGACGCTTTCCGCGAAACCTATCCTGCCGTCGCTACCTATTACCACAATACAGAACCGGATAGTGACCTGAAGCGAATGGCACTGGCTGAAAGAACGGCCGACCTTTTTGACCAGTACCAGATCTACCGCCCGGAGATGATCCGCGAGTGGAATGAACAGGCCGAAGATCCGCTGGCAAAGATGGACTGGCAGCAATACCTCTGGGGTAAAGCCAAGAAAGTATCGGGTAATACGCTGCCCGACAAAACGATCGTTGGACAGCATATCCTGGATATGCTGAAGAATCCGGATCAGCAGGCCCTGCTGGCAGACCGTATGAATACCGTACATCTCTTCGGTCTCTCCATCATCACGGCATACCACGTGCAGATACTGCACGAACTGTCGTCTTTCATCGACGTGTATTTTCATATCATTAACCCTTCGCCGGAACTTTACTGGTTCGAGGATAAAAGTGAGAAACAACAAGCCCGCTGGCGCCTGAAAGGCCGTCCGCTGCTGGAGTCGGACGTAGCCGGTAATCCGCTTCTGATGGGATGGGGGCGTGTTGTGCAGGATACTTTCGGACTATTCTTCCAGTATGACGCCTTTATCAATGCCTACGACAGCGAAGGGATCGTGGTGCCGGAACCGGATACCTTGCTGAATAAGATCCAGCATGATATTTTCAACAATGCGAACGAGCACAGGAACCGCATCTACCCGGAAGACATTGAAGACGGATCCATTACTATCAATAACTGTTATACCGTTGCCCGTGAGGTGGAGGTGTTGTACAATTACCTGGTGCATCTCGTAGACAGAAAGAAAGAAACCCTGTCGCCGCGCGATATCGTAGTGATGGTGAGGGACATTGATGCATATGCCCCCTACATTAAAGCGATCTTCAACAACGCACCTTATAAGTTCCGCTATACAATAGCCGATGAAAGTTATGCAGACAGCGATAACCTCTTCAATGCACTGCATGCCATCCTACGGCTGAATGAAGAGAATTTTAAGGCGGAAGAGGTCTTGCAGCTGCTGGATTCATCCTATATCAGGAAACGCTTTGGTATCAACAATGTACCATTGGTGCGGTCTGTAGTAGATCAGGCCAATATCCGTTTCGGCATACACGGCGCCAGAGAAGATGAAACCTTCCTGGTGAGCTGGAAATACGGTATCAGGCGTATTATGTTCGGTATCTGTATGAGCGGTGGCGAGGAATATGGCAAAGGCGATGACAGCTTCTACCCGCTGGATATACTGGAAGGCAGCGACAGCCTGGAAGTAATACGCTTCTGCCATTTTGCAGAGGTACTGATCAACGCTGTGGAAGAACGTAAGAAGGAACGTAGTATCAGCGGATGGGTAGAGTATATAGAAAGCCTGCTGCACAATATGGTGTACGAGCCGGATGAAGAAGTGGATGAAGATTACAATACGCTGATGCAACAGCTGGCAGACTATAACCTGCTGAATGATTATATGAGCGATACGGTGACATTTGATGTATTCAGCCATAGCTTCCTGCAAACATTGACAGGTACCACCAGGACAGGCCTGTTCGTGAACGGGGGCATCACCTTCTGTTCACTGATCCCTATGCGTAGTATCCCTTTCAGGGTGGTGGCCATGCTGGGGCTCGATTATGACAAGTTTCCCCGCCGGGAACAGCCCATTGGCTTTAACCTGATGGAGAAGAATAAACAGAGAGGCGACCGTAATGTAAAGGATAATGACAAACACCTTTTCCTGGAAACGGTATTGTCTGCCCGTCAGTATCTGTACATCAGCTACGTCGGCCAGAGCGCCAAGGACAATAGTCGTATGCCGCCTTCCGCATTGGTGGATGAGCTGCTGGACTATATAGAATCCGGTACAGGCGAACCAGACAAGGTGAGAGAAAAACTGGTGACCAGGCAGCCTTTGCAGGGCTTTAGCAGAAAGTATCTGAGCGGAAATGAACGCCTGTACAGCTATCTGAATACTACTGTGCCCGAACGTCCTGTTACGAGGGCCGGTAAAGTGATGGAGCCCCTGGTGCTGGAAGAAGTGGACCTGGATGAACTGGTGCGTTTCTTCAAGAATCCTTTCAAAGCGTATTACAACAAAGTACTGGGCATCTACTACAACGATGAACAGGTATTGCTGAATGAAACCGAGATCTTTCAGCTGGACAGCCTGCAGAAGTGGAATTTGAAGAATGAGCTGTTGCAGATGGACGCGACTGCTATCGCCAATATGAAGATCCGCCTGGTAAAAACGGGCCGCCTGCCTTTGAAAAATATGGCCTATGTAGCCCTGCAGCAGATAGAATCTGAAGTACGGCCCGTGCGCGATAAATACAGGACCTGTATCAATGGTGCAGAGGAAGAATCCGTACAGGTGAATCTCGACATAGAAGGTACCTTGCTGAAAGGAACTATTCATAGTGTGTTTAACGGCAAACTGGTCCAGGTGTCCTGGTCTAAACGGGAAGATAAATACCTGATAGAGGCATACATCCGCTATCTGGCAGGCAGGGCTGCGGGTGTGCTGACCGGCATGTGTTTCATTTCCGGCGCCAGTAAACAGGAGGCTTTCGAGGCCATGCCATTGGCGCAGGAAGAGGCATTAAGAAGACTTACCGCATTAATGGAGATATTCAGGGAAGGGTTTGAACGCATCACACCATTCTATCCCGACTTTGATATTAAACCCGCTGATGTGGCAGAACTGGATTTCAGCAAATTTGTGAAGAAAGTGGATAAGGCCCTGGATAAGGGAGACGATAGCACGGTAGATCCTTACATTTCCCGTGAATATGAAAACGGCTTCTTCAATGATGAAGCCACACTGGACACTTATAAGACCATCTGCACGCATGTACTGCTGCCGTTGGCTGAAATGATACCGGGTTATTACAATTAA